From Pagrus major chromosome 6, Pma_NU_1.0, one genomic window encodes:
- the LOC140998893 gene encoding probable N-acetyltransferase camello isoform X2 produces MQLVIRRYRPSDKDTVLSLFSVSIQEHIQPCFKNAISSPLYITITLALCVAGYFLGSVLGAVVLPGAWVGLVYCCCHELYSGYVRNTLRTNMQDIPGNYLSRPDDCYWVAEAEVEGIAQIVGMVAVVGKQSGNERYGELFRMIIAPTCRRMGLGVRLAQTVIDFCKERGFSAVVLETSSTQQAAVALYKKLGFSLVLKHIKAPAPAWILRLARVTVLRMKKQL; encoded by the coding sequence ATGCAGCTGGTGATCCGCCGCTACCGTCCCTCAGACAAGGACACGGTGTTATCCCTGTTCAGTGTCAGCATCCAGGAACACATCCAACCATGTTTTAAGAACGCCATATCCAGCCCTCTGTACATCACCATCACCCTGGCTCTGTGTGTTGCTGGATACTTCCTCGGCTCTGTGTTGGGGGCAGTGGTGTTACCAGGAGCCTGGGTGGGCCTTGTCTACTGCTGTTGTCATGAGTTATATTCAGGCTATGTCAGAAATACACTCAGGACAAACATGCAGGACATCCCTGGAAACTATCTGAGCAGACCGGACGACTGTTACTGGGTGGCAGAGGCTGAGGTTGAAGGGATTGCCCAGATTGTTGGTATGGTGGCTGTGGTGGGCAAACAAAGCGGTAATGAACGATACGGGGAACTGTTCAGGATGATCATCGCACCAACATGCAGACGGATGGGCCTTGGCGTCAGGCTGGCCCAGACTGTGATTGACTTCTGTAAGGAACGAGGCTTTTCTGCAGTGGTGCTGGAGACCAGCTCCACTCAGCAAGCTGCCGTGGCCCTGTACAAGAAGCTGGGCTTCAGCCTGGTCCTGAAACACATCAAAGCACCAGCTCCCGCTTGGATTTTAAGGCTGGCCAGGGTCACAGTATTAAGAATGAAGAAACAGTTGTAG
- the LOC140998893 gene encoding probable N-acetyltransferase camello isoform X1 yields the protein MTNFDLSCCQLDRTSARQTPAFHNLLSDFPPVMQLVIRRYRPSDKDTVLSLFSVSIQEHIQPCFKNAISSPLYITITLALCVAGYFLGSVLGAVVLPGAWVGLVYCCCHELYSGYVRNTLRTNMQDIPGNYLSRPDDCYWVAEAEVEGIAQIVGMVAVVGKQSGNERYGELFRMIIAPTCRRMGLGVRLAQTVIDFCKERGFSAVVLETSSTQQAAVALYKKLGFSLVLKHIKAPAPAWILRLARVTVLRMKKQL from the exons ATGACTAACTTTGATTTGAGCTGCTGCCAGTTGGACCGTACCTCTGCTCGACAAACACCAGCTTTTCACAACCTCCTGAGTGAC TTCCCTCCAGTCATGCAGCTGGTGATCCGCCGCTACCGTCCCTCAGACAAGGACACGGTGTTATCCCTGTTCAGTGTCAGCATCCAGGAACACATCCAACCATGTTTTAAGAACGCCATATCCAGCCCTCTGTACATCACCATCACCCTGGCTCTGTGTGTTGCTGGATACTTCCTCGGCTCTGTGTTGGGGGCAGTGGTGTTACCAGGAGCCTGGGTGGGCCTTGTCTACTGCTGTTGTCATGAGTTATATTCAGGCTATGTCAGAAATACACTCAGGACAAACATGCAGGACATCCCTGGAAACTATCTGAGCAGACCGGACGACTGTTACTGGGTGGCAGAGGCTGAGGTTGAAGGGATTGCCCAGATTGTTGGTATGGTGGCTGTGGTGGGCAAACAAAGCGGTAATGAACGATACGGGGAACTGTTCAGGATGATCATCGCACCAACATGCAGACGGATGGGCCTTGGCGTCAGGCTGGCCCAGACTGTGATTGACTTCTGTAAGGAACGAGGCTTTTCTGCAGTGGTGCTGGAGACCAGCTCCACTCAGCAAGCTGCCGTGGCCCTGTACAAGAAGCTGGGCTTCAGCCTGGTCCTGAAACACATCAAAGCACCAGCTCCCGCTTGGATTTTAAGGCTGGCCAGGGTCACAGTATTAAGAATGAAGAAACAGTTGTAG